The DNA sequence tttattatttttttttattgttttttttctcccaTATCACGGAGCAGATCTTTTAAcctgttaataaaatatgcttaataatttatatgtcaTTATTTAGTCTATTAACATGTTTAATTAAGACAAATATTGATAATATGTACACAGAACATTTATTATTCGAATGTGTAAAAACTGGTAGCTTATTTTAAGCCCATGAAAAGGCAATGGTATTTTAAAGTAGTtttcttaattattattcttaatatatttatatgttcatgcgctaagaataattttacgtatgataaaaaaaaaaaaaagaaaaaatgcaaaaaagaatggaaaaaaaataagaaatgacgtaatgaaaaaatgaaaaaagaaaagaaatagcgtcagtttaaattaaattacatgtaaaataatataccaCAATTCATGAaactattaatatataaattaaatataattatgtaaacaTTTTATCTGTACAATTAAATATTTGATGGGTACATGAGTATTCTAACTCTATCTCCAAATGCCTTGGGAGGGATATGGGTTTTGAACCTTGCTCGTATTACCCCACTGTTTCCATGCGTTCTACAAACTTTTCCCCATATGCactacaaatataataaaaaaaaaaaaagaaaaaaaaagagtaaaattagtatacatatatatatattactttcgCATGTAGTTTGACTCGTGagtttattttgtttgtttttttttaattttattttatttaatattttttttcattcttacTTTAATTTTCACTCCATTGTGATGTTTGTTCGTCCTATACACATACGCGATACGCTTTCCCACGTAGAATTGTGCATCCTTTTTTGTATGAACATTTCGTATGGATACTAAAGTGAAATTGGGGTGTTGGTTCCTTTGTGACCTAATATggttaacaaaaaaaaaaaaaaaaaaaaattgcgcATATAATGTATGTACGGTAGTGTATTGATAAATAATTTCACTTTCGCTTTCTTTTgatatgttttctttttgttcttcctcctctttttcctttttatcgtcttttaattcataaaactagttatatcataatttcttttatgaaactttatttttgaaataatggCTTCTACGTTTAATTAACTGTTGTTAATATGTCCTACACATTGCGCATGTTCAGATCTTTTGAGGAGCAATGCAAAAGCCTGTGctttcataataaaaatgagagGACAGCTTTTTCCGATTAACTTAATATACACTTGTTTGAACGCTAGAATGCCATGTTTTTGAAAAGggttttttgtcattttccccctatttttttgtccttttttctctatttttttgtccttttttctctatttttttgtcaattttttttaattttccttcCTTTCGCATTACCTTTTATATCCTAAGATAACTCCCTTTTCATATAATCGAACTGCCTGgagtttttttttaggaGTGTTCTTCTTCCTTATTGCTTTTTTCACTACTTTTTTagctactttttttttcttttgaattGCATTCtgttttttattctttcctTTATCCATCTTGTCAATATCAGAGTAAAGTGTTATGTGTTATATTTGTAAGCGTACGTAAATTTAGTTTCTGTGCAagattaattaaaaagttatatgcgtataagtatatatacatataaatgtacgtacgtatgtatataaatgtacgtacgtatgtatataaatttacgtacgtatgtatatacatatgtatttttttttagcgtTCCCAAGCTTTGCGAAAGCTCTTCGAATAATTTACCTTAACTGCTAATTTAGGATTAATCCAGTTGGAATTTTGAATAACTTTAAAAGAAACTAGAGgcgatatatataatgacagcacttataataaatggtaccatatatatacatatatttttattgaatagtattaattttatgcatgtacatatttttgtatacatacatatgtatatatatatatatatattaaactttCGAACTTCATCAAATAACTTAAGGCCGATAAGTACAATATTCTCTTTAATTTAAGCAGTTTTACTAAACTAGtacgttaattttttttttttttcattttttgggTAGAACCGGCTTaacactattttttttacataaaagaGAAACAGTAATCTCACAAcgaagaataatttttttttttttactgctGTGGTACTTACGATGTGAAATTAAGCTATATCTTTTCTTCTctacatattattatgtaagagagcaataaaaagataattttttttgctttttacatatatttttcacatAAGGCACTGCATGGTATACTGTAATAAAAGGGCGTTCGATACATTACCCcgtgtacgtatgtatgcgtAGATGTTTGAATAGGAATATAAGTAAGtgtatataagcatatatatatatatattttttttttttttgtataggTGCGTACACTTTAACCTCCTGCGCACATAAAGGCGCTTAAAACATTGTTTCTACTTGTTACGATATAAgtaatgtttattatttcattatgttATAATGCaatatgatataattttatttgtatattttgcagtataattctttttatatttttttatatataaaaaatatttacattttatatttacaaattttatatttacatattttacatttacatattttatatttacatattttacatttgcatattttacatttgcatattttacatttgcatattttatatttgcatattttacatttgcatattttacatttgcatattttatatttacattttttgtatatatttatttaaaaaaaaaaatgtatttttccAAATACTGAAATTGTTGAGGGTTTAGCTGATGAGTTGACATTTCCACTGCATACGCTTctacattttataaatgaacTTGGATTGTAGGtttgagaaaaatatataaaacatatggAGCTATGTTCCGTTGAagattttttccaaaaaaaatataaatttaagaaagagtaaaaaacggaaaaaaggaaaaacaaaaaggaaaaaaaaaaaaggaaaaaaaaaggaaaaacaaaaaggaaaaacaaaaaggaaaaacaaaaaggaaaaacaaaaaggaaaaacaaaaaggaaaaacaaaaaagtattataacTGTTTTGgaaaacgtaaaaatattcaagaaaaacttattttatataatcatttcatttaaaaaaagtacatgtgtactaaattaaaaataaatttaaattttccatatttttttatgagttCTTCGATACATTTTTGGtgtaaaaattgttttccttttaaaagaATGTTTGTATgagttatttttaatatgccATGATGAgataaaaaaggggaaaaaataaaaaataaaaaaatacaaaaacacACCAAAAAATACATCAAAAAATGTGTTATATGGTATGCTATACAGTAAGTTATGCAGTATGTTATGCCATATggtaaaaaaacaaagaaatggGGTGCACCAATTTAATAATACGCATGTACAGTTCCATCGTGTAACCGTGTGTAAACATATGAACAATAGAAAGATCAGAGGTCGCATGTAATAAACTGATTCGTGTCAGCAAAATGCGAAACATTCACTGGATTACATGatgtgataataataattacagaGGGATGCATAAAAACGAcgatgtaataataatgaatataaaatgaagGTTAAAGCACTTCCCAAATGATACACAAAATGGAGTTCTAAACTGTACACACAgatttataaatgtacatttatatgtgtatatatgtgtatatatgtgtatatatgtgtatatatgtgtatatatgtgtatatatgtatatgtatatacatcgGATGAATCCCATATCACAACCGCTCGCACCTCATCATGATAAATTCATGAGAGTCTTCAAACTCCGTAAATTTGGCTTCGAATAAATTTTGGTTCAAGTTAAGAAAGGGGTTagtaaaataagaattaggaggtgtaaaaaaattaagtttaaaattattattttgtaattcgTCTAAAAATGACTTAATGCcatctctattttttttacatacatagaaaaatattccttgtttttttaaagttttatttaataaataaacaagtGATGGTACCATCGtcttatcatatattaaatcaCTGCCAATAATAAAGTCATACATtagaattttattattttctctaACATATGTATCTTCATTAGTCCAGTCTATATTACAAACTTTTATCTTGCTTTTCCAGTTTGGGTCAACTTCATTAAGTAGAGGAGCATTTATATCTACATTGTATGAAATGTTACGTAGCGTAAAGTCGTTAACATCGCTAATAAGTAATTTGTTGGGACTGCTACTGTCAATACTGGCGTTTCTATCAGCGCTTATGCTAGAACTGTCAGTGTTGGCTTTGCTATATACGCCGCGAACATTCTTAAGGCCCGCATAGATGAACAACGAAATGCTTACTAATCCACAGCCTGCTCCAACTtctaaaatgtttttattagcaaacaaattattttcttcatataagTCATATAACCATTTGCTTGTTATAATAGAGCATTCCCATATGTTAATGCCTGTAATATCACTACTGGCAATAGGGCTATTTAATAAATCTCCATAATAATTAAGTCCTATTTCTCTtatctttattataatattcttgttattaagttttattttttcg is a window from the Plasmodium brasilianum strain Bolivian I chromosome 9, whole genome shotgun sequence genome containing:
- a CDS encoding 60S ribosomal protein L35ae, which codes for MDKGKNKKQNAIQKKKKVAKKVVKKAIRKKNTPKKKLQAVRLYEKGVILGYKRSQRNQHPNFTLVSIRNVHTKKDAQFYVGKRIAYVYRTNKHHNGVKIKCIWGKVCRTHGNSGVIRARFKTHIPPKAFGDRVRILMYPSNI